In Paroedura picta isolate Pp20150507F chromosome 6, Ppicta_v3.0, whole genome shotgun sequence, one genomic interval encodes:
- the LOC143840539 gene encoding olfactory receptor 52K1-like — translation MAVKSQNGTANSSYTEFLLLPFPGIHESRYLLAILFFSLFVFIVLANSVLIYTVWVEANLHSPMYLLIALLFAVNICGASAILPRMLLSFVFPASRISLAGCLVQMFFLYFTTGLDCNILLMMALDRYVAICHPLRYADLMTNRLLMFLTFASWTWSLFIVGPVVILASQVQFCRSNVISHFACEHMALMRLSCSDISVNKIVGIALRCIYNITNLSFLLASYSKIIHTALKMSSGNIRLKAFHTCGTHLIVIFICYSSRLSSSIFFRVAKSSSEDIHNLISAVYLLFPWAVNPIVYGARTKDIWDNLLKLFHRKWPPLR, via the coding sequence ATGGCTGTTAAAAGCCAGAATGGAACGGCCAACTCCTCCTACACTGAATTTCTCCTGCTTCCATTTCCGGGCATCCATGAATCCAGATACCTGCTCGCCatccttttcttctccttattTGTCTTCATTGTCCTGGCCAACTCCGTCCTGATCTACACTGTTTGGGTAGAAGCGAACCTCCACTCCCCAATGTACCTgctcatcgctctcctctttgCAGTCAACATCTGCGGGGCTTCAGCCATCCTTCCCAGAATGCTGCTGAGTTTCGTGTTCCCCGCCAGCCGCATCTCCTTGGCCGGCTGCCTTGTGCAAATGTTCTTCCTCTATTTTACGACTGGCCTGGATTGCAACATTCTTCTCATGATGGCGCTGGACAGGTACGTCGCCATTTGCCACCCTCTGCGCTACGCAGACCTCATGACCAACAGACTCCTGATGTTCCTAACTTTTGCTTCCTGGACTTGGAGCCTCTTCATTGTTGGCCCCGTGGTGATCTTGGCCTCACAGGTGCAGTTCTGCCGTTCCAACGTCATCAGCCATTTTGCCTGTGAACACATGGCTCTCATGAGGTTGTCGTGCAGTGACATCTCCGTCAACAAGATAGTGGGGATCGCATTGAGATGCATTTACAATATCACCAACCTTAGCTTTCTTCTAGCTTCCTATAGCAAAATTATCCACACAGCCTTGAAGATGTCCTCCGGCAACATCCGGCTCAAAGCCTTCCACACCTGTGGCACCCACCTCATCGTCATCTTCATTTGCTACTCCTCCCGCCTCTCTTCCTCCATCTTCTTCCGTGTGGCCAAGTCTTCCTCAGAAGACATCCACAACCTGATCAGTGCTGTCTACCTGCTCTTCCCCTGGGCTGTCAACCCCATTGTCTATGGTGCAAGAACCAAGGATATCTGGGATAATCTCTTGAAACTCTTCCATAGGAAATGGCCTCCCCTTAGGTAA
- the LOC143840583 gene encoding olfactory receptor 52K1-like, with the protein MTLSKGERDDLTNLSPSCRPLQSHLLFSFVSQTFLIPTHQGMDGGRQNGTANSSYAEFLLLPFPGIHESRYLLAILFFSLFVFIVLANSVLIYTVWVEANLHSPMYLLIALLFAVNICGASAILPRMLLSFVFPASRISLAGCLVQMFFLYFTTVLDCNILLMMALDRYVAICHPLRYADLMTNRLLMFLTFASLGRSLSIVGPVVILASRVQFCRSNVISHFACEHMALMRLSCSDISVNKKVGMAMRCIDMIVDLSFLLASYSKIIHTALKISSGNVRHKAFHTCGTHLMVIFVGYSSRLSSSVVFRVAKSASEDIHNLISAVYLLFPWAVNPIIYGARTKEIRDNLLKFLQRKWPPLRQRL; encoded by the coding sequence ATGACTCTTAGCAAGGGAGAACGTGATGATCTCACGAACCTCTCTCCTTCTTGCCGTCCCCTACAGAGTcatcttctcttctcctttgtaTCCCAGACATTTCTTATTCCAACACACCAAGGAATGGATGGTGGGCGTCAGAATGGAACGGCCAACTCCTCCTACGCTGAATTTCTCCTGCTTCCATTTCCGGGCATCCATGAATCCAGATACCTGCTCGCCatccttttcttctccttattTGTTTTCATTGTCCTGGCCAACTCCGTCCTGATCTACACTGTTTGGGTAGAAGCAAACCTCCACTCCCCGATGTATCTgctcatcgctctcctctttgCAGTCAACATCTGCGGGGCTTCAGCCATCCTTCCCAGAATGCTGCTGAGTTTCGTGTTCCCCGCCAGCCGCATCTCCTTGGCGGGCTGCCTTGTGCAAATGTTCTTCCTCTATTTTACGACTGTCCTGGATTGCAACATTCTTCTCATGATGGCGCTGGACAGGTACGTCGCCATTTGCCACCCTCTGCGCTACGCAGACCTCATGACCAACAGACTCCTGATGTTCCTAACTTTTGCTTCCTTGGGTCGGAGCCTCTCCATCGTTGGCCCCGTGGTGATCTTGGCCTCACGGGTGCAGTTCTGCCGTTCCAACGTCATCAGCCATTTTGCCTGTGAGCACATGGCTCTCATGAGGTTGTCGTGCAGTGACATCTCCGTCAACAAGAAGGTAGGAATGGCAATGAGATGCATTGACATGATCGTGGACCTCAGCTTCCTTCTCGCTTCCTACAGTAAAATTATCCACACAGCCTTGAAGATCTCTTCTGGCAATGTCCGGCACAAAGCCTTCCACACCTGCGGCACCCACCTGATGGTCATCTTCGTCGGCTACTCCTCCCGCCTCTCCTCCTCTGTTGTCTTCCGCGTGGCCAAGTCCGCCTCAGAAGACATCCACAACCTGATCAGTGCCGTCTACCTGCTCTTCCCCTGGGCTGTCAACCCCATTATCTATGGTGCGAGAACCAAGGAAATCAGGGACAACCTCTTGAaattcctccagagaaaatggcctccCCTCAGGCAGCGTCTGTGA